One Burkholderia sp. PAMC 26561 genomic window carries:
- a CDS encoding sulfate ABC transporter substrate-binding protein, protein MAGLKHWAAFAALGLSTFAHADTSLLNVSYDVTRELYKDIDTAFIADYKQKNGETLSVRQSHGASSAQALSVMQGLQADVVTMNQPNDVDLLVERGGLVPANWRTHFPNNAVPYTTTMVFLVRAGNPKNIKDWSDLARPGVQVVIANPKTSGNGRYAYLAAWGYKKQQGATDQQAQAFEKAIFKNVPVLDTGGRGATTTFTQRGIGDVLVTFENEVALMDTGAGTGAGGKDFSSVYPSVSLLAEPPVAVVDKVVDKRGTRKQAQAYLQYLWTPAVQEIIAQHHLRPRNAEVLAKHASEFKPIKTFTVEQVFGNWQKAQQTHFADGGTFDQVIVDKN, encoded by the coding sequence ATGGCGGGTTTGAAGCACTGGGCTGCATTCGCGGCGTTGGGTCTGAGCACGTTCGCGCATGCGGACACGTCGTTGCTGAACGTTTCTTACGACGTGACGCGCGAGTTGTACAAGGACATCGATACAGCGTTCATTGCCGACTATAAGCAGAAGAACGGCGAAACGCTGTCCGTGCGCCAGTCGCATGGGGCGTCGAGTGCACAGGCTTTGTCGGTGATGCAGGGCCTGCAGGCCGACGTCGTCACGATGAACCAGCCTAACGATGTCGACTTGCTGGTCGAACGTGGCGGCCTGGTGCCGGCCAACTGGCGCACGCATTTCCCGAACAACGCGGTGCCCTACACCACGACGATGGTGTTTCTCGTGCGCGCCGGCAACCCGAAGAACATCAAGGACTGGAGCGATCTGGCGCGCCCGGGCGTGCAGGTCGTGATCGCCAATCCGAAGACCTCGGGCAATGGGCGGTATGCGTATCTGGCGGCGTGGGGCTACAAGAAGCAGCAGGGCGCCACGGATCAACAAGCGCAAGCCTTCGAAAAAGCCATCTTCAAGAACGTGCCGGTGCTCGATACAGGCGGTCGCGGTGCGACGACGACGTTCACGCAACGGGGTATCGGCGATGTGCTGGTGACGTTCGAAAACGAAGTTGCGCTGATGGATACCGGCGCGGGCACCGGCGCGGGCGGGAAGGATTTCAGCTCGGTATATCCGTCGGTGAGCTTGCTGGCGGAGCCGCCTGTCGCGGTGGTCGACAAGGTGGTGGACAAGCGCGGCACGCGCAAACAGGCGCAGGCGTACCTGCAGTATTTGTGGACGCCGGCGGTGCAGGAAATCATCGCGCAACATCATTTGCGGCCGCGTAATGCCGAGGTGCTGGCAAAGCACGCAAGCGAATTCAAGCCGATCAAGACGTTCACGGTGGAACAGGTTTTTGGCAACTGGCAGAAAGCCCAGCAAACCCATTTCGCCGATGGCGGGACGTTCGATCAGGTGATTGTGGACAAGAATTGA
- the bioD gene encoding dethiobiotin synthase, which produces MTAPLSIFVTGTDTEIGKTLVSAALLHGFASLGLRAAAMKPIAAGAFERNGEWHNEDADQLDAAANVTLPPSIRTPFLLKDAAAPHIAAARENVSLDIARIVEAHQAAIKQADVVVVEGVGGFRVPLTDVHDTADLAFALHLPVVLVVGMRLGCISHALLSAEAIAARGLHLVGWVANQIDPNMLFPAENIEAIRLRLDSQYNAPLLGVIPRLAPPDALTATKYIDTSLLLDTLRSADAGQ; this is translated from the coding sequence ATGACAGCTCCCCTCTCGATCTTCGTCACCGGCACCGATACCGAGATCGGCAAGACGCTCGTTTCAGCGGCGCTGCTGCACGGATTTGCATCGCTCGGACTGCGCGCCGCCGCGATGAAACCCATCGCCGCCGGCGCGTTCGAACGCAATGGCGAATGGCACAACGAAGACGCGGATCAACTCGACGCCGCCGCGAACGTCACGCTGCCACCATCCATACGCACGCCGTTCTTGCTGAAGGACGCCGCCGCGCCGCACATTGCAGCGGCGCGCGAAAACGTGTCGCTGGACATCGCACGCATTGTGGAAGCGCATCAGGCGGCCATCAAGCAGGCGGACGTGGTCGTGGTGGAAGGCGTGGGTGGATTTCGCGTGCCGCTCACCGACGTTCACGATACCGCCGACCTGGCGTTCGCATTGCATTTGCCGGTCGTGCTCGTGGTCGGCATGCGCCTTGGTTGCATCAGCCATGCGTTGCTGAGCGCCGAGGCCATTGCCGCACGCGGGTTGCATCTCGTCGGCTGGGTCGCGAACCAAATCGATCCGAACATGCTGTTTCCGGCTGAGAACATTGAAGCAATCCGGTTGCGGCTCGACAGCCAGTACAACGCGCCGCTGCTCGGCGTCATTCCCCGCCTCGCGCCGCCTGATGCGCTGACGGCGACGAAATATATCGATACATCCCTGCTGCTGGACACTTTGCGTTCGGCAGATGCAGGCCAGTAA
- the bioA gene encoding adenosylmethionine--8-amino-7-oxononanoate transaminase: MNLNNQHTPATDDWIARSLRAVWHPCTQMKHHERMPLVPIARGKGPWLYDHNGNRYLDAISSWWVNLFGHANPDINAALKDQLDTLEHAMLAGCTHEPAVLLAERLNALTHNTLGHAFFASDGASAVEIALKMSFHFWRNSGHTEKREFVCLANSYHGETIGALGVTDVALFKDAYDPLIRNAHVVTSPDARNAREGKTARDVAQRALADMKSLFEAKASQLAAVIVEPLVQCAAGMAMHDPYYLKGLRALCDQYGVHLIADEIAVGCGRSGTFFACEQAGIWPDFICLSKGISGGYLPLSIVLTRDEIYAAFYDDDMTRGFLHSHSYTGNPLACRAALATLDLFDSANVLEENRRKSSLLRTALSPLQDHAHVKNLRQQGTIFAFDAVIEDPAQARTFSRRFFENALKQELLLRPIGTTVYLMPPYILSDDEQTLLAERTLEVFDTTLAEAA, translated from the coding sequence TTGAATCTGAACAACCAACACACGCCGGCAACCGATGACTGGATTGCCCGCTCCCTTCGCGCCGTATGGCATCCGTGTACGCAAATGAAGCATCACGAGCGCATGCCGCTCGTGCCCATCGCACGCGGCAAGGGTCCGTGGCTATATGACCACAACGGAAATCGTTATCTCGATGCCATCAGTTCCTGGTGGGTCAACCTCTTCGGCCATGCGAATCCCGACATCAACGCGGCGCTCAAGGATCAGCTCGACACGCTCGAACACGCGATGCTCGCCGGCTGCACGCACGAGCCGGCGGTCCTTCTCGCGGAACGGTTGAACGCGTTGACGCACAACACGCTGGGTCACGCGTTCTTTGCATCCGATGGCGCTTCGGCGGTGGAGATCGCGTTGAAAATGAGCTTCCATTTTTGGCGCAACAGCGGGCACACAGAGAAACGCGAGTTCGTTTGCCTCGCGAACAGCTATCACGGCGAGACCATCGGCGCGCTTGGCGTAACCGATGTCGCGTTGTTCAAGGATGCCTACGATCCGCTGATCCGCAACGCGCACGTTGTGACATCGCCCGATGCCCGCAACGCCCGCGAAGGCAAGACCGCACGCGATGTCGCGCAACGCGCACTCGCTGACATGAAGTCCTTGTTCGAAGCCAAGGCGTCGCAACTCGCAGCGGTGATCGTCGAGCCGCTGGTTCAGTGCGCGGCCGGCATGGCGATGCACGATCCGTATTATCTGAAGGGCTTGCGCGCCCTCTGTGATCAATACGGCGTGCATCTGATCGCCGATGAAATCGCTGTCGGCTGCGGCCGGAGCGGGACATTCTTTGCGTGCGAGCAAGCCGGGATCTGGCCGGATTTCATTTGTTTGTCGAAGGGAATCAGCGGCGGATATTTGCCGTTGTCGATCGTCCTCACACGGGACGAAATCTACGCCGCTTTCTACGACGACGACATGACGCGCGGCTTTCTCCACTCGCATTCGTACACGGGGAATCCGCTTGCGTGCCGCGCGGCTTTGGCGACGCTCGATCTCTTCGACTCGGCCAACGTGCTTGAGGAGAATCGCCGGAAGTCGTCGTTGCTGCGCACTGCGCTGAGCCCGTTGCAAGATCACGCGCACGTGAAAAACCTGCGTCAGCAGGGCACGATCTTCGCGTTCGATGCCGTGATCGAAGACCCGGCTCAAGCACGCACGTTCTCGCGCCGTTTCTTCGAAAACGCCTTGAAACAAGAGCTTTTATTGCGCCCGATCGGCACGACCGTCTATCTGATGCCGCCGTACATTCTCAGCGACGACGAACAGACGCTGCTCGCAGAACGCACGCTCGAGGTCTTCGATACAACGCTCGCGGAGGCCGCATGA
- a CDS encoding 2-hydroxyacid dehydrogenase: MKIILYEHQAEAQEWLDDLSRALPEADIRLWQPGDNAPADYAVVWRAPRELFANRPDLQAVFNLGAGVDAILDIERKEPGTLPPNALLVRLEDSGMAQQMEEYAIYTVLRYLRRMDEYEAIQREHRWEKLEPHPRKTFTVGVLGMGVLGARVARTLTTLGVPVRGFSRTKREIEGVQTFAGAEQFDAFLDGAKMLINLLPHTPDTEGILNARAFERLAAGAYIVNLARGAHVVDDDLLRAMKTGQVAAAALDVFHQEPLPDNHPFWTTPRIEITPHVAAITLRDESIEQIALKIRALARGEPISGIVDVKRGY; encoded by the coding sequence ATGAAGATCATTCTCTACGAGCATCAAGCCGAGGCCCAGGAGTGGCTCGATGACCTGTCCCGCGCGCTTCCAGAAGCGGATATCCGACTATGGCAACCCGGCGATAACGCCCCCGCCGATTACGCCGTCGTCTGGCGCGCGCCGCGTGAATTGTTCGCGAACCGCCCGGATCTGCAGGCGGTGTTCAATCTCGGCGCTGGCGTGGATGCAATCCTCGATATCGAACGCAAGGAACCGGGCACGCTGCCGCCCAATGCGCTGCTCGTGCGCCTGGAAGACAGCGGCATGGCGCAGCAAATGGAGGAATACGCGATCTACACGGTGCTGCGCTATCTGCGCCGGATGGACGAGTACGAGGCGATCCAGCGTGAGCATCGATGGGAAAAGCTCGAGCCGCATCCGCGCAAGACATTCACGGTCGGCGTGCTGGGAATGGGGGTGCTCGGCGCACGCGTGGCTCGAACGCTGACCACGCTCGGCGTCCCCGTTCGCGGTTTCAGCCGCACGAAACGCGAGATTGAAGGCGTGCAGACTTTCGCGGGCGCGGAACAATTCGATGCGTTCCTCGATGGCGCGAAGATGCTCATCAACCTGTTGCCGCACACGCCGGACACCGAAGGCATCCTGAACGCCCGCGCGTTCGAGCGGCTTGCGGCGGGGGCGTATATCGTGAACCTGGCGCGCGGCGCGCACGTCGTGGATGACGATCTGCTGCGCGCCATGAAGACCGGCCAGGTCGCGGCGGCGGCGCTCGATGTCTTTCATCAGGAGCCCTTGCCCGATAATCATCCGTTCTGGACCACGCCACGCATCGAAATCACGCCACATGTCGCGGCCATTACGTTGCGCGATGAAAGCATCGAACAGATTGCGCTGAAGATCCGGGCGCTTGCGCGCGGTGAGCCCATATCCGGCATAGTCGACGTAAAACGCGGCTACTGA
- a CDS encoding enoyl-CoA hydratase/isomerase family protein, with the protein MNLQRLTVTADGHVARVTLNRPDVRNAFDDATIVELTAAFRALADDASIRVIILAANGPSFCAGADLNWMKRMADYSDAENRADALGLATMLNTIYTCRKPVIACVQGDAYAGGMGLVAVADIAITADSAHFCLSEAKLGLMPATIAPYVIRAIGARASHRYFVTAERIDANEALRIGLVHQVVSDEALDATVDAVAAAIAANSPNAVRECKQLVVDLADKTIDDTLISDTADRIARIRASDEGRDGVRSFLEKRKPSWLA; encoded by the coding sequence ATGAATCTACAGCGCCTGACCGTCACCGCCGATGGCCACGTGGCGCGCGTCACGCTCAATCGCCCGGACGTGCGCAACGCCTTCGACGACGCCACCATCGTCGAATTGACCGCCGCGTTTCGCGCCCTGGCCGACGACGCGTCGATACGCGTGATCATCCTCGCCGCGAACGGCCCGTCGTTCTGCGCCGGCGCCGACCTCAACTGGATGAAACGCATGGCGGACTACTCGGACGCGGAAAATCGCGCCGATGCCCTCGGTCTCGCGACCATGCTCAACACCATCTACACGTGCAGAAAACCGGTGATCGCCTGCGTTCAGGGCGACGCATACGCGGGCGGCATGGGTCTCGTGGCGGTAGCGGACATCGCGATAACGGCGGATTCGGCGCACTTCTGTCTCTCCGAGGCAAAGCTCGGGCTGATGCCGGCGACCATCGCGCCGTATGTCATCCGCGCGATCGGCGCGCGCGCATCGCACCGGTATTTTGTGACGGCGGAACGTATCGATGCAAACGAAGCGCTGCGCATCGGCCTCGTGCATCAGGTGGTGTCCGACGAAGCACTCGATGCCACCGTCGATGCCGTCGCCGCAGCCATCGCGGCAAATAGTCCGAACGCGGTGCGCGAATGCAAGCAACTGGTCGTCGATCTGGCCGACAAAACCATCGACGACACGCTGATCTCGGACACCGCTGACCGCATTGCACGGATTCGCGCCTCGGACGAAGGCCGCGATGGCGTGCGCAGTTTTCTGGAAAAACGCAAGCCGTCGTGGCTTGCGTGA
- the bioF gene encoding 8-amino-7-oxononanoate synthase yields the protein MSDTSAALFDTLKQGLADIDRNGLRRRRKVADSACAAHMMVDGRKIIGFASNDYLGLAAHETLREALAEGARKYGAGSGGSHLLGGHSRAHAKLEDDLAAFSGGFVNQARALYFSTGYMANLATLTTLGALSGRDTLMFCDALNHASLIDGARLSRAEIRIYPHADAEALDAMLDASRNVGATKIIVTDSVFSMDGDIAPLARLLEVAERYGAWLVVDDAHGFGVLGPQGRGALADAALHSPHLVYVGTLGKAAGVSGAFVIAHETVIEWFVQRARPYIFTTASVPAVAHAVSASLKIIGGTEGDERRAHLATLIDSTRAILKRTQWQPVDSHTAVQPLIIGGNEETLQLAAALDEHRMWVPAIRPPTVPVGTSRLRISLSAAHSHEDLAKLDHALQTLSNRP from the coding sequence ATGAGCGATACATCGGCCGCGTTGTTCGACACGCTGAAACAAGGTCTTGCCGATATCGATCGCAACGGGTTGCGTCGTCGCCGGAAAGTTGCGGATAGCGCCTGCGCTGCGCACATGATGGTGGATGGGCGGAAGATCATCGGCTTTGCGAGCAACGATTATCTCGGGCTCGCCGCGCATGAGACCTTGCGCGAAGCGTTGGCCGAAGGCGCACGCAAATACGGCGCAGGCAGCGGTGGATCGCATTTGCTCGGCGGCCATTCGCGCGCGCACGCGAAGCTGGAAGACGATCTGGCGGCGTTCTCCGGCGGTTTTGTGAACCAGGCGCGTGCGCTGTACTTCAGCACCGGTTACATGGCCAACCTGGCAACGCTGACCACGCTCGGCGCCCTGAGCGGCCGCGACACGCTCATGTTTTGCGACGCGTTGAATCATGCATCGCTGATCGATGGCGCACGGTTATCGCGTGCTGAAATCCGCATCTATCCTCACGCCGATGCCGAAGCGCTCGACGCCATGCTCGATGCATCGCGCAATGTTGGCGCAACGAAGATCATCGTTACGGATTCGGTATTCAGCATGGACGGCGATATTGCGCCGCTCGCGCGTTTGCTCGAAGTCGCCGAACGATACGGCGCGTGGCTCGTCGTGGACGACGCGCACGGTTTCGGCGTGCTCGGTCCGCAAGGCCGCGGCGCGCTCGCCGATGCCGCACTGCATTCACCCCACCTGGTTTATGTCGGCACGCTGGGGAAGGCGGCGGGTGTATCGGGCGCGTTCGTGATCGCGCACGAAACCGTGATCGAATGGTTCGTCCAGCGCGCGCGGCCGTATATCTTCACGACGGCATCCGTGCCGGCTGTGGCCCACGCGGTATCGGCGAGTTTGAAGATCATTGGCGGCACCGAAGGCGACGAACGACGCGCGCATCTTGCGACACTGATCGACAGCACGCGCGCTATTTTGAAGCGTACACAATGGCAGCCGGTGGATTCGCATACGGCGGTCCAGCCGTTGATCATCGGCGGCAATGAAGAGACGCTTCAGCTCGCCGCCGCGCTCGATGAACACCGCATGTGGGTTCCCGCGATCCGGCCGCCGACGGTTCCAGTGGGTACATCGCGACTGCGCATTTCGTTGTCGGCGGCGCACAGTCACGAAGACCTCGCAAAGCTCGACCATGCCTTGCAAACCTTGAGCAATCGACCATGA
- a CDS encoding hydroxymethylglutaryl-CoA lyase, translating to MLPPKVKIVEVAPRDGLQNEKDFVATGLKIDLINRLAKAGLQNVESASFVSPKWVPQMADGAAVMAGIERRPGTIYSALTPNLRGFEAAFEAKVDEIVIFGAASEAFSQKNINCSIAESIARFEPVAKAAKEAGLRVRGSISCALGCPYQGDVPVASVVDVVERMKALGCDEIDIADTIGVGTAGRTREVMAAVSKVFPRERLSGHFHDTYGQAVANVYAALQEGIEIFHASVAGLGGCPYAKGATGNVATEDVIFLLNGLGIETGVDLDQLVEIGDFISQAIGKPSASRVGRALLAKKRHGVTPCV from the coding sequence ATGCTTCCGCCTAAAGTGAAAATCGTCGAGGTCGCACCACGCGACGGCCTGCAGAACGAGAAGGATTTCGTCGCGACCGGGCTCAAGATCGACTTGATCAACCGGCTCGCGAAAGCTGGCTTGCAGAACGTGGAGTCGGCGTCGTTTGTATCGCCGAAATGGGTGCCGCAAATGGCCGATGGCGCCGCAGTCATGGCCGGAATCGAACGGCGTCCGGGCACGATCTACTCGGCGCTCACGCCGAACCTACGGGGCTTCGAGGCAGCGTTCGAAGCGAAGGTCGACGAGATCGTGATCTTCGGCGCGGCGAGCGAAGCGTTCTCGCAGAAGAACATCAATTGCAGCATCGCGGAAAGCATCGCGCGGTTCGAGCCGGTGGCGAAGGCTGCGAAAGAAGCGGGATTACGCGTGCGCGGCAGCATTTCCTGCGCGCTCGGCTGCCCTTATCAAGGCGACGTGCCGGTCGCGTCCGTGGTCGATGTCGTCGAGCGCATGAAGGCGCTGGGCTGCGATGAAATCGATATTGCCGACACCATCGGCGTCGGCACGGCGGGGCGCACGCGCGAGGTGATGGCGGCGGTATCGAAGGTATTCCCGCGTGAACGGCTGTCCGGCCATTTTCACGATACCTACGGCCAGGCCGTCGCGAATGTCTACGCGGCGCTGCAGGAAGGCATCGAGATATTCCATGCATCGGTGGCGGGGCTCGGCGGCTGTCCGTATGCCAAGGGTGCGACCGGCAACGTGGCGACCGAAGACGTGATCTTCCTGCTGAATGGACTCGGCATTGAAACCGGGGTGGATCTGGATCAGCTCGTGGAAATCGGCGACTTCATTTCGCAGGCCATTGGCAAACCGAGCGCATCGCGCGTGGGACGCGCATTGCTCGCGA
- a CDS encoding RBBP9/YdeN family alpha/beta hydrolase yields the protein MSSNSTSAWPPRLVTVPGLHGSEGAHWQTWLERQLPKSRRVMQDDWDAPQLDTWAQAVADTVSSVRGRVILAAHSFGCLAAAHAIAEVLTGDAVAGVLFVAPASPDKFRFAGTFEARKLNVPSVLIASQTDPWMPFDDALRLASQFGSALVNLGDAGHINTAAGFGPWPRAKYFVDTLIHCAAPSHFGEKKAVARDVFERFEQPAYG from the coding sequence ATGAGTTCAAACAGCACATCCGCCTGGCCGCCGCGACTCGTCACCGTGCCGGGTCTGCACGGCAGCGAGGGCGCGCATTGGCAAACGTGGCTCGAGCGGCAATTGCCGAAATCGCGCCGCGTCATGCAGGACGACTGGGACGCGCCACAACTCGATACTTGGGCGCAAGCCGTCGCGGACACGGTATCGAGCGTTCGCGGCCGCGTCATTCTCGCGGCGCACAGTTTCGGCTGCCTCGCGGCGGCGCATGCGATCGCTGAAGTTTTGACGGGCGATGCCGTCGCAGGCGTGCTGTTCGTCGCGCCGGCAAGCCCCGACAAATTTCGGTTCGCGGGCACGTTCGAGGCGCGCAAGCTGAACGTGCCGTCGGTGCTGATCGCGAGCCAGACGGATCCATGGATGCCCTTCGACGATGCCCTGCGTCTTGCCAGCCAGTTCGGCAGCGCGCTGGTGAATCTCGGCGACGCCGGCCATATCAACACGGCCGCGGGCTTCGGTCCGTGGCCGCGCGCGAAGTATTTTGTCGATACGCTGATCCATTGCGCCGCGCCGTCGCATTTCGGCGAGAAGAAAGCAGTGGCGCGCGACGTATTCGAGCGCTTCGAACAACCGGCGTATGGATAA
- the bioB gene encoding biotin synthase BioB: protein MSQLQTAETSAQTSAPQTLARWRVADIVALYDLPFNDLLFRAQTVHREYFDANTVQLSTLLSIKTGGCPEDCAYCPQSSHHDTGLKAEKLMPVDEVLKAAEIAKANGATRFCMGAAWRNPKDQHLEPIADMIRGVKAMGLETCVTLGMLEAHQATRLRDAGLDYYNHNLDTSPEFYGQIISTRTYQDRLDTLEHVRDAGINVCCGGIVGMGESRRERAGLITQLANMEPYPESVPINNLVQVEGTPLTGTAPLDPFEFVRTIAVARITMPKAMVRLSAGREQMNEALQALCFVAGANSIFYGDQLLTTSNPQAEADRKLLERLGMRAEASQQMETADACDVKCGHAQVQ from the coding sequence ATGTCGCAATTGCAAACTGCTGAAACTTCCGCTCAGACGTCCGCACCGCAAACGCTGGCCCGCTGGCGCGTCGCCGATATCGTCGCGCTCTACGACCTGCCCTTCAACGACTTGCTGTTTCGCGCGCAGACGGTTCACCGTGAATATTTCGATGCCAACACGGTTCAGCTCTCCACGCTGCTTTCCATCAAGACCGGCGGGTGCCCGGAAGATTGCGCGTATTGCCCGCAATCGTCGCATCACGACACCGGCCTGAAAGCCGAAAAACTGATGCCCGTCGATGAAGTCCTGAAGGCCGCCGAAATTGCGAAGGCGAACGGCGCGACCCGTTTCTGCATGGGCGCGGCGTGGCGCAATCCGAAGGATCAGCATCTTGAGCCGATCGCCGACATGATTCGCGGCGTGAAGGCGATGGGTCTCGAAACCTGCGTGACGCTCGGCATGCTGGAAGCGCACCAGGCGACCCGTCTGCGCGATGCCGGCCTCGATTATTACAACCATAACCTCGATACATCGCCCGAGTTCTACGGCCAGATCATCTCGACGCGCACGTATCAGGATCGTCTGGACACGCTCGAACATGTACGCGATGCCGGCATCAACGTGTGTTGCGGCGGTATCGTGGGGATGGGTGAATCGCGGCGTGAACGCGCCGGGTTGATCACGCAACTGGCGAACATGGAGCCGTATCCGGAATCAGTGCCCATCAACAATCTGGTGCAGGTCGAAGGCACGCCGCTGACGGGCACGGCGCCGCTCGATCCGTTCGAATTCGTGCGCACGATCGCGGTTGCGCGCATCACGATGCCGAAGGCAATGGTGCGGTTGTCGGCGGGACGCGAGCAGATGAATGAAGCGCTGCAGGCGCTGTGCTTCGTGGCCGGCGCGAATTCGATCTTCTACGGCGACCAGTTGCTGACGACAAGCAACCCGCAAGCAGAAGCCGACCGGAAATTGCTGGAACGTCTGGGAATGCGCGCCGAGGCTTCTCAGCAGATGGAAACGGCGGACGCGTGCGATGTGAAATGCGGGCATGCGCAGGTGCAGTAA